A genomic window from Yarrowia lipolytica chromosome 1D, complete sequence includes:
- a CDS encoding uncharacterized protein (Compare to YALI0D05687g, similar to uniprot|Q87R47 Vibrio parahaemolyticus Methylated-DNA-protein-cysteine methyltransferase-related protein) gives MCRVEDRPTHRLHLVHSTTYLTPTPRYHLSLTRLLLIPLKPPKLAQLDVVLVQAILGHLHALLFQFLLLLPHLVLSPQRHFALGGDNAPPRHVGRVELVIGVGGQSLERRSDLPRVGRCARQKRNVAVGGYPARGNRLAQLVHCNVKRLRFLRWHGGNVQKAEYSIVHIEEYKLESKVRSRVRSRAGTQGSILDEHFFFFHFREK, from the coding sequence ATGTGCAGGGTCGAAGATAGGCCCACTCACCGCTTACACCTCGTGCACAGTACTACGTACCTCACGCCCACCCCTCGTTATCATTTGTCACTGACTCGTCTACTCCTCATCCCCCTCAAACCACCCAAACTCGCTCAACTTGatgttgtacttgtccaaGCCATTCTGGGTCACCTCCACGCCCTCCTGTTCCAATTTCTCCTGCTGTTGCCGCATCTCGTCCTTTCCCCGCAGCGACACTTTGCCCTGGGAGGAGATAACGCGCCACCAAGGCACGTTGGACGTGTTGAACTCGTGATTGGGGTTGGTGGTCAGAGTCTTGAGCGCCGTTCCGACCTGCCGCGAGTTGGCCGGTGCGCCCGCCAGAAGCGCAATGTGGCCGTAGGTGGTTACCCGGCCCGTGGGAATCGTTTGGCACAGCTCGTACACTGCAATGTAAAACGCCTGCGATTCTTGCGATGGCATGGTGGGAATGTGCAGAAAGCGGAGTACAGCATAGTGCATATCGAGGAATATAAGCTGGAGAGCAAGGTCAGGTCACGTGTCAGGTCACGTGCCGGGACACAAGGCAGCATTTTGGATgaacatttttttttttttcattttcggGAAAAGTGA
- a CDS encoding 40S ribosomal protein uS8 (Compare to YALI0D05731g, highly similar to uniprot|P0C0W1 Saccharomyces cerevisiae YJL190c RPS22A and highly similar to uniprot|Q3E7Y3 Saccharomyces cerevisiae YLR367W RPS22B Ribosomal Protein of the Small subunit, similar to Saccharomyces cerevisiae RPS22A (YJL190C); ancestral locus Anc_1.147) — translation MTRTSVLADALQSITNAEKAGKRQVLIRPSSKVIIKFLTVMQQHGYIGEFEYVDDHRSGKIVVQLNGRLNKCGVISPRFNVKIDDVEKWIQNLLPSRQFGYIILTTSAGIMDHEEARRRHVAGKILGFFY, via the coding sequence ATGACCCGAACCTCCGTTCTCGCTGACGCTCTCCAgtccatcaccaacgccgagaaggccggCAAGCGACAGGTCCTGATCCGACCTTCCTCCAAGGTCATCATCAAGTTCCTGACCGTCATGCAGCAGCACGGCTACATTGGCGAGTTCGAGTACGTGGACGACCACCGATCCGGCAAGATTGTGGTCCAGCTCAACGGCCGACTCAACAAGTGCGGAGTCATTTCTCCCCGATTCAACGTCAAGATCGACGACGTTGAGAAGTGGATCCAGAACCTGCTGCCCTCTCGACAGTTTGGTTACATCATTCTGACCACCTCTGCCGGAATCATGGACCACGAGGAGGCCCGACGACGACACGTTGCCGGCAAGATCCTCGGATTCTTCTACTAG